The Trichosurus vulpecula isolate mTriVul1 chromosome 3, mTriVul1.pri, whole genome shotgun sequence genome includes a window with the following:
- the ZNF276 gene encoding zinc finger protein 276: protein MGYCRLCHGKFSSRSLRHIFGQVPGESCEKPRRMEQVFFMDFKRLLGVPIHQDPALPQFVCKNCHAQFYKCHSILKSFLQRVNTSPTGHRKPRGKGGTDDGSQAETEEGTCLMDLITSSPQCLHRLVGWAHGHAVSCGAVPSLQNMLSSEYCGIIQAVWGCDQGHDYIMDTDSNCSALLLDSTLAVRWEWDRETAHRLSINSGTKPPAAVLQSPRSKGTMVPAGTESQSLPNTDEVQPPLDDNPAGPEPDSPPEPSQPPSGAQGQLSVKQVSSSALDDRVKDEFSDLSEGDFLSDDENDKRRNTQSSDESFEPYPEKKISGKMSDSKAKKSDEPKIRKKPGPKPGWKKKIKCEREELPTIYKCPYQGCTAVYRGADGMKKHIKEHHEEVRERPCPHPGCNKVFMIDRYLQRHVKLIHTEVRNYICDECGQTFKQRKHLSVHQMRHSGAKPLQCEICGFQCRQRASLKYHMTKHKAETELEFACDQCGRRFEKAHNLNVHMSMVHPLTQNQDKAKPLQSEQPTGLMNPSGTMESQAVKPELVAQQEPT from the exons ATGGGGTACTGCCGCCTCTGTCACGGGAAGTTTTCCTCACGGAGTCTCCGCCACATATTTGGTCAGGTGCCAGGTGAGAGCTGTGAGAAGCCGCGCCGGATGGAGCAGGTCTTCTTCATGGACTTCAAGCGCCTGCTGGGGGTGCCCATTCACCAGGACCCAGCCCTCCCCCAGTTTGTCTGTAAGAACTGCCACGCCCAGTTCTACAAGTGTCACAGCATTCTCAAGTCCTTCCTGCAGAGGGTCAATACATCCCCCACAGGCCACCGGAAGCCCCGAGGAAA GGGCGGCACTGATGATGGGTCCCAGGCTGAGACAGAGGAGGGAACCTGTCTGA TGGACCTGATCACCTCCAGTCCCCAGTGCCTGCACCGACTGGTGGGGTGGGCCCACGGGCACGCAGTGAGCTGTGGAGCAGTGCCAAGCCTCCAGAACATGCTGTCTTCCGAGTACTGTGGCATCATCCAGGCTGTGTGGGGCTGTGACCAGGGCCATGACTACATCATGGATACAGACTCAAACTGCAGTGCCCTGCTACTTGACAGCACACTGGCCGTCAGATGGGAATGGGATAGAGAGACAGCCCATCGGCTCTCCATCAACAGTGGAACCAAGCCTCCTGCAGCTGTCCTGCAGAGTCCTAGGAGCAAAGGGACCATGGTGCCAGCTGGCACAGAGAGCCAGTCACTGCCCAACACAGATGAAGTTCAGCCCCCTTTGGACGACAACCCTGCGGGGCCTGAGCCAGATTCACCACCAGAGCCTAGCCAGCCCCCAAGCGGGGCCCAAG ggCAATTGAGTGTGAAGCAGGTTTCATCTTCAGCCTTGGATGATCGGGTAAAAGACGAGTTCAGTGACCTTTCtgaggg aGACTTCTTGAGTGATGATGAAAATGACAAGAGGAGAAATACTCAGTCATCTGATGAATCCTTTGAGCCTTATCCAGAAAAGAA gaTCTCTGGCAAGATGAGTGACAGCAAAGCCAAGAAGTCAGATGAacccaaaattagaaagaaaccaGGACCCAAACCTGGttggaagaagaagataaaatgtGAAAG GGAAGAGCTGCCTACCATTTATAAGTGTCCTTACCAAGGCTGCACAGCTGTGTACAGAGGGGCAGATGGGATGAAG aaaCATATAAAAGAGCATCATGAGGAAGTACGAGAAAGGCCTTGCCCCCACCCTGGCTGCAACAAGGTGTTCATGATTGACCGCTATCTGCAGCGTCATGTCAAGCTCATTCACACAG AGGTACGGAATTATATCTGTGATGAATGTGGACAGACGTTCAAACAGCGGAAGCACCTTTCAGTTCACCAGATGCGTCACTCAGGAGCGAAGCCCCTCCA atgTGAAATCTGTGGGTTCCAGTGCAGGCAGCGAGCATCTCTGAAATACCACATGACCAAACACAAAGCCGAGACGGAGCTGGAATTTGCCTGTGACCAGTGTGGCCGGAGGTTTGAAAAGGCTCACAACCTGAATGTCCACATGTCCATGGTGCATCCACTGACCCAGAACCAGGACAAAGCCAAACCACTGCAGAGTGAGCAGCCAACTGGTCTAATGAACCCCTCAGGGACGATGGAAAGTCAGGCTGTCAAACCTGAACTGGTTGCACAACAGGAACCCACCTGA